Within the Acidobacteriota bacterium genome, the region ACACGATACATGGGGCGAAGGGGACCGTTGCTTTCGCTACTCGAGCATCAATAACGCGGAGTTGGAAAAGGGGACGGTCACCCTCTCTCTCCGACCGCAATAATTCCAGCGCCATGACCGATTTTCTCATCCGCCCGGAAACAGACGGCGACCGGGAGGGCATCGCAAGGCTGCTGCTGGCCGCTTTCCCCACGTCCTGGGAAGCCAGGCTCGTCGAGCAACTCCGCAGGGACGGCGATGTCATGTTCTCGCTGGTCGCCGTGGCGGCGTCGGAAGTCATCGGCCATGCCCTATTCTCTCGACTGCGCGCGCCGGATGGAGCGCTTTCCCTGGCGCCGGTCGCCGTAGCGGCAAACCGCCGCCGCCGGGGAATCGCCGCCAGGATGATCGAGGACGGACTTGTCCGGGCAAGGACGGAGGGCTGGGCGGCAGTCGTCGTGCTTGGCGATCCTTCCTATTACCGGCGCTTCGGGTTCAGCCGGGAGGCCGTGCGGGGCATGGCGTGCCGATACGCCGGGCCGGGCCTGATGGGCCTCGCTCTTTCCGGGGGCGGTCTGGAAGGACCGCGGATCGAACATGCGTCCGCTTTCTTATCCATCGGGGATGAGAACTGCAACACGGCCCTCGGGTGAGAACGCGAAGCGCATAGCGAGGCCGGGAGATCTTGGAAGACTTCGCCCGACCCGGAGGCGTCGGGGCCTCACCACGGACTATAGGGTCAATCGTAGCCGAACACCCAACCTGAGGATCGGCAGGTCGCAAGCGAATTCAGAAACCAAGAGTGATTTCAGGGTGAGACCAGCATCGAATCTGGTGATTATTTGGTGAAGATATGGTGACTTCTTCCAGCATGGGGATATATTGAGTGCTGATGAGGCCCGATACTTCTTGAGCCCGCTTCCTGCTCCAAGCCGACTATTGCCACCGCTGAATCGGGTGTCGCTTTTTGATTCGGTGAGGTTTGGCAATTGAGGAATCCCGAGGAACTCAGACAAGAGATAGAACGGCTGCGGAACAACATCTCCCAGCTCACCGCGGCCAGCGTTCGCATCACTGCAAGCCTCGATGTCGACACCGTGCTGCGCGAAATTGTGCAAGGCGCCCGGGAGTTGACGGGAGCTGACTGCGGCTTGATCGCGACCGTCGACGACTCGGGGCAGATCGAGGACTTCGTCTCTTCCGGCTTGACTTCGGACGAACATCGCAAGTTGTCGCAATGGTCCGACGGACCGCGCCTCTTCGAGTACTTTCGGAACCTCCCGGGAGCGGTGAGGTTGCGGGACGCGAACGCCTTTGTCCGTACGCTGGGCTTTTCCTTCGACCTGCTTCCGTGGGCGAAGGCCGTCCAGGGCACCCCGATACGCCATCGCGGCGTCCATGTCGGCAACTTCTTCCTCATCGGTGGAAAAGGCAGACGGAAATTTACGAGCGAGGACGAAGAGATTCTCGTGCTGTTCGCATCTCAGGCGGCAGTGGCCATCGCCAACGCCCGAACCTACCGGGACGAGCAGCGGGCCAGGGCCGACCTGGAGGCCCTGATCAACACGTCACCGGTGGGTGTCGTGGTCTTTGACGCCAAATCGATAAAGCCGGTCTCGTTCAATCGGGAGGCAAAGCGGCTTGTGGAGGGCCTGCGCACGCCGGGCTGCCCATTCGACCAACTGCTGGAGATCATCAAGTGCCGGCGCGCCGACGGGCAGGAGGTTTCCCTGGAGAAACTCCCACTGGCGCAGACGCTGAGCGACACCGCTCCGATCCGGGCCGAGGAAATCGTCCTCCATGTCCCCGATGGCCGAAGCCTCACGACATTGGTCAACGCGACGCCGATCCGATCCGAGGACGGCACGATCGAGTCCATGGTGGTCACCCTGCAGGATCTGGAGTCGCTGAAGGAGACAGAGCGATTGCGAGCGGAGTTTCTGGGCTTGGTAAGCCACGAGTTGCGGGCCCCGCTGACCTCGATCAAGGGCTCCGCCGCCGCCGTGCTCGGCGCCACTTTGCCCCCGGCCGAGATGCGCCAGTTCTTCCGCATCATCAACGAACAGGCCGATCACATGCTCGGAGTGATCAGCGACCTGCTGGATGCCGGGCATATCGAGACGGGCACGCTGTCGGTCTCCCCCGAACCTTCGGACATGGCCAGACTCGTGGACAAGGCCAGGGGCACCTTCTTGAGCGGCGGCGGCCGGCATACCGTCCACATCGACCTGCCCCTGGACCTGCCCCAGGTGATGGCCGACCGGCAGCGCATCGTCCAGATCCTGAACAACCTCTTGTCCAATGCCGCCCGGTACTCGCCCGAGTCCTCCCCTATCCGGATCGGAGCGGTACAGAACGGTGTTCATGTGGCGATTTCGGTCTCGGACGAAGGCCGGGGGGTGCCGCCGGACCTGCTGCCGCACCTGTTCCGCAAGCATGTGCGTCTGGGGGACGGCGGGATCCGGGGATCCGGTCTGGGGCTGGCCATCTGCAAGGGCCTGGTGGAGGCTCACGGGGGACGGATCCAGGCCGAGAGTGACGGCGTAGGGCTGGGTTCGCGGTTTACCTTCACGATTCCAGTGGCGGAAGAACCCGCGGCCGGCGACGCGCCCCGCTCCGGCCGGGGAGTTTCCCGTCCGTCCCGCCCGGGCCGGGAGTCAGCGTCCATCCTGGTCGTGGACGACGATCCGCAGATGCTCCGGTATGTGCGAGACACGCTCGCGGCGGCCGGTTATTCCTCGCACGTGACGGGGGATCCGCGGGAGGTGCCCGACTTGATCAGGACGGCGAGGCCCCAGTTGGTCCTGCTGGATTTGATGCTGCCCGGAACCGATGGCATCGAGCTTATGGAGTCCGTTCCCGAGTTGGCCGATCGACCGGTCATCTTCATCTCCGGTTACGGAAGGGACGAGACGATCCCCCGGGCCCTCGACAACGGGGCCGCCGACTACATCGTCAAGCCCTTCTCGCGGACCGAACTGGTCGCGAGAGTCCGGGCGGCCTTGCGCCGAAACGACGAGCCGCAGGCGCCGTTCCGGCTGGCGGACCTGGTCATCGACTACGAGGAACGCCGGGTGACCCTGGCCGATCGGCAGTTGAGGCTGACGGCCACCGAATACGAGATGCTTCGGTTGCTCTCGGTCAACGCGGGAGGTGTCGTAACGTACGATTCGTTGTTCCGCCACGTGTGGGGCCAGCGGCGCTCCGAGGACCTCCGGCCGATCCGCTCCGTAGTCAAGAATCTCCGCCGCAAGCTGGGCGATGATGCCGCCAAGCCTTCCTACATCTTCAACGAACGCCAAATCGGCTACGGCATGGCCAAGCCAAGCGACTCGTAAACGCCATCCTCGGCTTGGTCAGCTCCCCCAGCCAGCTTCGACCGTTACCGAAGTGCGGACGGAGTTGGCGATGAAACACTCCTTGTGTGCAAGTTCGTGGATCTTCTCCAGTCCCTCGGGCGATGGCGGACCGGAAACGAATGAGACCTCGGGACGCAGGACCACACGGGTCACGGCCAACTTTCCATCCGCGTTCTTCTCCAGGAACCCCACCGCCGCATCCCGGTAGCGATCCACGACCAGCCGCTTGCGAGCCGCGATCGCGAGAAACGTGAGCATGTGACAGCTCGCGAGTGCCGCAACGTATGCCTTTTCGGGATCGACCCGGTTCGCGTTTCCCAGGTACTCGGGCGCCGACGACGCACTGACCCGAACGCCGCCCTCGAACTTCCAAATGTGATCGCGGGAGTAGGACCGGTAATCGAATTCGACTGCGCCCCTTTCCCATTCCACTGTCGCGTGATGTTCCGACATTTCTCGATTCCTCCGGTCTACGGTGAAACCACCGGTTTCCTCCTGCCAAAACTATTATGGCTCGGAGTCCGACAGGGCGCCGGCTTCGAATGAGATGACCCATTCGAGGCCGGGATCGATTCACGACTCGCTGCCGCGCTTGCAGCCCTGGACCATCCGGCGCATCATGATCGTCATGAGACGAACTTGGTTTCCGCGCATTCAACGGGCTGCGATCAGGACTCGGCAATTCGAACACCGGAGCCGGCTCCGAGCGATTCTGTTGCTGACCGCTCTTCTTCTGCTGCCTCTCGCCTGCGCGAGCGGACCGGATGAGGAAACGGAAGAGTGGCGGCGGATCACCGACATCTCCAGAAATCCGGACCAGCTCCGAGAGTACCTGAAACCGATCCCTCCGCTGGATCCGGCCGCATCCCTGAAAGCCCTCGAGGTGGCCGATGGCTTTCGCGTGGAACTGGTGGCCCACGAACCTCAGGTGGTGGAACCCCTGGCCGCCACCTTCGACGAGAACGGCCGCATGTACGTGGCCGAATTCTACGGCTATCCACGCCAGCCGCGGCCGGGTGAGGAGGGCACGGGCCGGATCCGGATGTTGGAGGACCGGGACGGCGACGGCGCCTTCGAAACGGCGCAGGTGTTCGCGGACAAGCTGGTCTGGCCCACCGGCGTGGCGGTCTGGAAAGGGGGGCTCTTCGTCTCGGCGGCGCCGGACATCCTCTATTTCAAGGACACGGACGGCGACGGCAAGGCCGACGTCCGCAAGCAGATTTACACCGGGTTCGGCGTCACCAACGAGCAGCAGATGGTCAACAACATCATGTGGGGCGTGGACCATAAGATCTACGCCTCCACCGGCGGCAACGGGGGCTACATCCGCCCCGGAGGCCAGCCGGACGCGGAGCCGGTTTCCGTCTACAACCGGGACTTCCGATTCAGTCCGGTGAGCCTGGAGATGGAGCTCACCACCCAGACCTTCCAGTTCGGGTACACCTTCGACGAGTGGTTCAACCGCTACGTCTGCCGGGCGGGGTCCTTCGGCCGGCACGTGGTCATGCCGCACGGATACCTGGAGCGGAATCCCTACCTCTTTTTCGACCTGCACGGGTTCCTGACCACGGGTTCCATGGAGGTCAACCCGCTGACCCAGGGACGGCTCCCCATCTACCGCGCCAGCCCCATCGAACGATGGCGCAAGGTTCGGGAGGCCCGGCGGATTTTCGCCGGACGGATCACCCGCGTCGAGGAGGGCGGCCGGGAAAACTACCAGGAGTTTGCCGCCGCCTGGGCAGGGGTAAAGGCCTACACCGGGCACGCCTATCCGGAGGAATACCGGGGCAACATCTTCACCGGAGCCGCCACCGCCAATCTGCTGCATCGCCGGATTCTGGAACCGGATGGGGTCACCTTCAAGGGAGTGCGAGGCGAACCCGAGGGCAAGGAATTCCTCCGCTCCAGCCACAACTGGTTCCGCCCCATCAACTCGGTCAACGCCCCCGACGGTACCCTCTACGTGCTGGACATGTGCCGGGAGCTGGTGGAGCACGGCCACGTCCCGGAGCGGGTCCTCGCGCATCTGGATTTCTCCCGAGGGTCCGAACACGGACGGATCTACCGGGTGGCGCCCCTCGACTTCAAGGTGCCGCCGGCGCCCCGTCTGGGAGAAGCGAGCATCCAGGAGCTGGTGGGACACCTGGAGCATCCCGGCGGCTGGTGGCGGGAGACGGCGCACCGGCTCATCTACGAGCGTCAGGACAAATCCGCGGTGCCGCTCCTGCGCCGGCTCTTGACCGAGAGCGAACACCCCCTGGCCCGGATGCACGCCCTCTGGTCGCTGCACGGCTTGGGCGCTCTGAAAAACGCGGACGTGGCGAAGGCGTTGTCCGATTCCTCGCCCGGGGTCCGGGAACACGCCGTGCCGCACGCGGAGCTCCGGATGAAGCGCTCCGGACGGCTCTTTCGGAAGATCCTGGAGCTGGCCGGGGACGAGAATCCCCGGGTGCGAATGAGGGTGGCTCTGGCTCTGGGAGTGATCGGCGACCGGCGGGTTCTCCCGGCCCTTTTGAAGATCGCCCGCAGCGACGGCGGAGACCGCTGGATCCGCAACTCGGTGCTCAGTTCCAGCACCCGCCTGGCCGACCGCCTCTTCACGGAGCTTGTGGCATTGGACGAGTTCCAGCAGGAACCGCTGGCGGAGCAGTGGCTGCCTCCGTTGGCCCGGACCGTGGGAGGCCGCGGCGTCGCCTCGGAACTCCGCCGCCTGACCCGCGCCGCCGCCAGCCACGAGGCGCTGACCTCCCGGCCGGAGCTGCAGTTGGCCATCGTCACCAGCCTGGCCGAGGGACTGTCCATCAACGGACGGACCTTCACCGGACTCAAGAATCTCCACCCCGCAGCCGCCCGCATGATCCGCAACCACCTGGAGGGATCTCTTGCGGCGGCCGCCGACGCGGAACAACCGGAACAGAAACGGCTGGCGGCCATCGGACTGCTCCGGCACGCCGCTCTGGGAGAGGTCAAGGAGACGCTGGCGAACCTGATCGACCCCTTGCAATCCCAGGCGCTGCAGTTGGCCGCCATCGGGGCGCTGGCCGGCTATGACGACCCTGAGATCGCTCCGCTCCTGCTGGAGTCGTGGGGCGCGCAGACGCCCAAGGTTCGAGGCGGGGTCCTGTCGGGAGTGTTTTCCCGCCCGGAATGGACCCGCTCCCTGCTGGAGGCCATCGAGTCGGAGGAGGTTCCGGTCCACCAGATTGACGCCAAGCGCCGCGACCTGCTGATGAACCACGACGACCGGGGGATCCGCGACCGGTCCCTGGCACTCTTCGAATCTGCCGCGCCCGGCGACCGGCAGGAGGTGGTGGCCAGCTACGAGGCCGCCTTGACGCTGCCGGGGGACCGGGTGCGCGGCGAGAAGGTCTACCGCCGCGAGTGCATCAAGTGCCACCAGGTGGGCACCACGCGGCACGTGGTCGGGCCGAATCTCATCGTGGCGGGCTACCAGGACCGGGAGACGCTCCTGACCAGCATCCTGGACCCGAACCGGATGGTGGAGCCTCAATTCACCAACTACGTGGTGACCGACCGGAAGGGGCGTCTCTACACCGGCCTCATGGCCCAGGAGACGGCGGCCAGCATCACCCTGGTGGAGAGCGAGGAGTTGCAGAACACGCTGCTGAGGAGGGACATCCAGGAGATCCGGGCCACCGGGCAGTCCCTGATGCCGGAGGGGTTGGAGGAGACCATCTCTCGACAGGAAATGGCGGACGTCATGACCTTCATCCTGGACTACCAATACGTAACCGGCGCCGTGGGAGGAGGCTACGGTCCCGGGGAAGAGGTCTACGGAGAGTCCCTGGAGACGCGCCGTTTCACCGCGGGTCCGTAACAAGCGGCGACTTTCCTGTCGCCGGTGGAGCGGCGGTTTTCCTACCGCCGCACTCCGTTGTGACAAACTTGGCGACGAAGACCGGGCGTTTGAAAA harbors:
- a CDS encoding OsmC family protein, translating into MSEHHATVEWERGAVEFDYRSYSRDHIWKFEGGVRVSASSAPEYLGNANRVDPEKAYVAALASCHMLTFLAIAARKRLVVDRYRDAAVGFLEKNADGKLAVTRVVLRPEVSFVSGPPSPEGLEKIHELAHKECFIANSVRTSVTVEAGWGS
- a CDS encoding HEAT repeat domain-containing protein, with the translated sequence MTHSRPGSIHDSLPRLQPWTIRRIMIVMRRTWFPRIQRAAIRTRQFEHRSRLRAILLLTALLLLPLACASGPDEETEEWRRITDISRNPDQLREYLKPIPPLDPAASLKALEVADGFRVELVAHEPQVVEPLAATFDENGRMYVAEFYGYPRQPRPGEEGTGRIRMLEDRDGDGAFETAQVFADKLVWPTGVAVWKGGLFVSAAPDILYFKDTDGDGKADVRKQIYTGFGVTNEQQMVNNIMWGVDHKIYASTGGNGGYIRPGGQPDAEPVSVYNRDFRFSPVSLEMELTTQTFQFGYTFDEWFNRYVCRAGSFGRHVVMPHGYLERNPYLFFDLHGFLTTGSMEVNPLTQGRLPIYRASPIERWRKVREARRIFAGRITRVEEGGRENYQEFAAAWAGVKAYTGHAYPEEYRGNIFTGAATANLLHRRILEPDGVTFKGVRGEPEGKEFLRSSHNWFRPINSVNAPDGTLYVLDMCRELVEHGHVPERVLAHLDFSRGSEHGRIYRVAPLDFKVPPAPRLGEASIQELVGHLEHPGGWWRETAHRLIYERQDKSAVPLLRRLLTESEHPLARMHALWSLHGLGALKNADVAKALSDSSPGVREHAVPHAELRMKRSGRLFRKILELAGDENPRVRMRVALALGVIGDRRVLPALLKIARSDGGDRWIRNSVLSSSTRLADRLFTELVALDEFQQEPLAEQWLPPLARTVGGRGVASELRRLTRAAASHEALTSRPELQLAIVTSLAEGLSINGRTFTGLKNLHPAAARMIRNHLEGSLAAAADAEQPEQKRLAAIGLLRHAALGEVKETLANLIDPLQSQALQLAAIGALAGYDDPEIAPLLLESWGAQTPKVRGGVLSGVFSRPEWTRSLLEAIESEEVPVHQIDAKRRDLLMNHDDRGIRDRSLALFESAAPGDRQEVVASYEAALTLPGDRVRGEKVYRRECIKCHQVGTTRHVVGPNLIVAGYQDRETLLTSILDPNRMVEPQFTNYVVTDRKGRLYTGLMAQETAASITLVESEELQNTLLRRDIQEIRATGQSLMPEGLEETISRQEMADVMTFILDYQYVTGAVGGGYGPGEEVYGESLETRRFTAGP
- a CDS encoding response regulator gives rise to the protein MRNPEELRQEIERLRNNISQLTAASVRITASLDVDTVLREIVQGARELTGADCGLIATVDDSGQIEDFVSSGLTSDEHRKLSQWSDGPRLFEYFRNLPGAVRLRDANAFVRTLGFSFDLLPWAKAVQGTPIRHRGVHVGNFFLIGGKGRRKFTSEDEEILVLFASQAAVAIANARTYRDEQRARADLEALINTSPVGVVVFDAKSIKPVSFNREAKRLVEGLRTPGCPFDQLLEIIKCRRADGQEVSLEKLPLAQTLSDTAPIRAEEIVLHVPDGRSLTTLVNATPIRSEDGTIESMVVTLQDLESLKETERLRAEFLGLVSHELRAPLTSIKGSAAAVLGATLPPAEMRQFFRIINEQADHMLGVISDLLDAGHIETGTLSVSPEPSDMARLVDKARGTFLSGGGRHTVHIDLPLDLPQVMADRQRIVQILNNLLSNAARYSPESSPIRIGAVQNGVHVAISVSDEGRGVPPDLLPHLFRKHVRLGDGGIRGSGLGLAICKGLVEAHGGRIQAESDGVGLGSRFTFTIPVAEEPAAGDAPRSGRGVSRPSRPGRESASILVVDDDPQMLRYVRDTLAAAGYSSHVTGDPREVPDLIRTARPQLVLLDLMLPGTDGIELMESVPELADRPVIFISGYGRDETIPRALDNGAADYIVKPFSRTELVARVRAALRRNDEPQAPFRLADLVIDYEERRVTLADRQLRLTATEYEMLRLLSVNAGGVVTYDSLFRHVWGQRRSEDLRPIRSVVKNLRRKLGDDAAKPSYIFNERQIGYGMAKPSDS
- a CDS encoding N-acetyltransferase is translated as MTDFLIRPETDGDREGIARLLLAAFPTSWEARLVEQLRRDGDVMFSLVAVAASEVIGHALFSRLRAPDGALSLAPVAVAANRRRRGIAARMIEDGLVRARTEGWAAVVVLGDPSYYRRFGFSREAVRGMACRYAGPGLMGLALSGGGLEGPRIEHASAFLSIGDENCNTALG